A stretch of Cytophagales bacterium DNA encodes these proteins:
- a CDS encoding family 16 glycoside hydrolase — MKKLFPVLLLLILFSCGSEKQVERPRDPWVFRSVLDEQPRMVTAALHKNMWLAYSAQNATLYKAWKGGVNFDGAVYTTVHGPQPTSNGYAYIHDGNDEQWMLKKGADLIEANVQYKGHRIDNDVVTFSLQITTPEGEMIRIKETPAYIRRGNQNGLNRQFKVENSTTYEVVLRTSIKSLLVENDYSTTGSFEVTGQEKVDYPNGSVINVSGDLTLAASETSLKTFFHAGFDTLGERPAEGEKEPEIPLGAQLIERSDCHSCHNEKVKTVGPSYLAVARKYNDSEQTMSNLAQKIIQGGYGVWGAAAMTAHPTLSETDAVEMVRYILTLDDNDEGGATAKYSLGMKSIPMKLTGEFDATGGAGFMVHAYSNLDKKSLQEVLAEDAPVKNGVVPSLHVLDSRDFDEFVENFVLKVTGQINIEKDGSYDFRLVSDDGSFLFIDGKEIIDNSGWHGPRPVDGEMYLTAGKHDIEIHFQQGGGGAALSLQWYNRDEETFQLVDEQVMSYSSTNIEEVVPMADRASLVKEIPGDAIPLDAVHPSFDLYQARPDDFQPRVGGIDFYSDGRMAVCTWDSLGPVYVVDNWQSGDPAQMTVKRIAAGLAEPLGLKIVNDELYILQKQELTKLIDHDGDQIIDEYQTVSDAWKVSSNFHEFAFGLVYKDGHFYATLATAILPGGASANPQIPDRGKVVKINPETGAAEFIASGLRTPNGIGMGMNGELFVADNQGDWLPSSKIVHIQEGEWYGSRSVDFEGTANLTEKLPVAWLPQDEIGNSPSTPVGIEVGPYAGQMIHGEVTHGGVKRVFVEEVEGQLQGALFRFTQGLEAGVNRIIWAPDGSLVIGGVGSTGNWGHTGKLWYGLQRLVYNEKTAFEMLKVESRSNGFEITFTEPIDPNVTLEADDFQVQQWYYKPTPAYGGPKLGLEQLKPTQFSVSADRKKVMITLPGLKENHMVYFRVVRPFGSETGNQLWTTESWYTLNKIPANNPVRHSGVSTAHNTLTEEEKSAGWKLLFDGKSTNGIRNFKLQSLGNKWIAQNGALHFKGKDAPGNGGDIIITDKEYENYELYLEWKISTGGNSGIIYNVVENDQYDYVWQTGPEMQILDNVRHGDGQIVKHRAGDLYDLIECGTVVVNEPQVWNKVRLVMKDGKVQHWLNGHKVVETELWTPEWDQMVAGSKFKDMPGFGTGRKGHIALQDHSDPVWFRNIKIREL; from the coding sequence ATGAAGAAGTTATTTCCAGTTTTATTGTTATTGATCCTGTTTTCCTGTGGATCAGAAAAACAAGTCGAACGCCCCAGAGATCCTTGGGTATTTCGGTCTGTACTAGATGAGCAACCGCGTATGGTGACGGCTGCTTTACACAAGAACATGTGGTTGGCCTACAGTGCCCAAAATGCCACTTTGTACAAAGCATGGAAAGGGGGCGTCAATTTTGATGGAGCCGTATATACCACGGTTCACGGTCCACAACCAACGAGCAACGGATACGCTTATATCCATGATGGTAATGATGAGCAGTGGATGCTGAAAAAAGGCGCTGATCTAATTGAGGCCAATGTACAATACAAAGGGCATCGAATTGATAATGATGTGGTGACTTTCAGTTTGCAGATCACTACACCAGAAGGAGAGATGATCCGAATCAAGGAGACACCTGCCTATATCCGTAGAGGCAATCAAAATGGCCTAAATCGACAGTTCAAGGTTGAGAATTCCACGACATATGAAGTGGTCCTCCGTACTTCGATCAAATCACTTTTAGTTGAAAATGATTATTCTACTACCGGCTCATTTGAAGTCACTGGTCAGGAGAAAGTAGACTATCCAAACGGTTCTGTGATCAATGTTTCGGGTGATCTAACACTCGCTGCGAGTGAAACCAGCCTGAAGACGTTTTTCCATGCTGGTTTCGATACCCTGGGAGAACGGCCTGCAGAAGGAGAAAAAGAGCCCGAAATACCTCTTGGAGCACAATTAATCGAACGAAGTGATTGCCATTCCTGTCACAATGAAAAGGTTAAAACGGTTGGCCCTTCGTATTTGGCTGTGGCCCGAAAATATAACGATTCGGAACAGACCATGTCGAATCTTGCGCAGAAGATCATCCAGGGAGGCTATGGTGTTTGGGGAGCAGCAGCCATGACAGCCCACCCAACCTTGTCAGAAACAGATGCGGTTGAAATGGTGCGCTATATCCTGACACTGGATGATAACGATGAAGGTGGTGCAACGGCCAAGTATTCACTTGGTATGAAATCTATTCCTATGAAGCTTACTGGTGAATTTGATGCCACAGGTGGAGCAGGATTCATGGTCCATGCGTATTCGAATCTTGATAAGAAAAGCCTTCAGGAAGTATTGGCAGAAGACGCTCCGGTGAAGAACGGAGTTGTTCCTAGTCTTCATGTGTTGGACAGTAGGGACTTTGACGAGTTCGTAGAAAATTTTGTATTGAAGGTTACCGGTCAAATCAATATCGAGAAAGATGGCAGTTATGATTTTCGTTTAGTTAGCGATGATGGATCTTTCCTGTTTATCGATGGAAAAGAAATCATCGATAATAGTGGCTGGCATGGACCAAGACCTGTGGATGGTGAAATGTACCTTACTGCAGGTAAACACGACATAGAAATCCACTTTCAGCAAGGTGGCGGTGGTGCTGCACTTTCTCTTCAATGGTACAACCGTGACGAAGAGACCTTCCAGTTGGTGGATGAGCAAGTGATGAGCTACAGTTCGACTAACATCGAAGAGGTAGTGCCCATGGCAGATCGCGCAAGTTTGGTCAAAGAGATACCTGGTGATGCAATTCCTTTAGATGCAGTTCACCCATCATTCGATTTATATCAGGCACGTCCTGATGATTTTCAGCCTCGTGTAGGAGGAATTGATTTCTATTCTGATGGTCGAATGGCCGTTTGTACTTGGGATTCATTAGGCCCTGTTTATGTCGTTGATAACTGGCAGTCTGGAGACCCTGCCCAAATGACGGTCAAACGAATTGCTGCGGGATTGGCAGAGCCACTGGGCTTGAAGATCGTCAATGATGAGCTTTACATTTTGCAGAAGCAAGAATTGACCAAATTGATCGACCATGATGGCGATCAGATCATCGATGAGTATCAAACCGTGAGTGATGCCTGGAAAGTATCCTCAAACTTCCATGAATTTGCTTTTGGCCTGGTTTACAAGGATGGCCATTTCTACGCGACGCTGGCAACAGCCATCTTACCTGGTGGCGCGAGCGCCAACCCACAGATTCCGGATCGTGGAAAAGTGGTAAAGATCAACCCCGAAACGGGTGCTGCTGAGTTCATTGCCAGTGGTTTACGGACCCCCAATGGTATTGGTATGGGCATGAACGGAGAATTATTCGTAGCAGATAACCAGGGTGATTGGTTACCCTCCAGCAAGATTGTGCATATTCAGGAAGGAGAGTGGTATGGTTCAAGATCTGTTGATTTTGAGGGTACCGCTAACCTAACAGAAAAACTTCCAGTAGCGTGGTTGCCTCAGGATGAAATAGGCAATTCACCAAGTACACCGGTGGGCATTGAAGTAGGACCATACGCTGGGCAGATGATCCACGGTGAGGTAACGCATGGTGGTGTCAAAAGAGTTTTCGTTGAAGAAGTAGAAGGACAGTTGCAAGGGGCATTGTTCCGATTTACGCAGGGACTAGAGGCCGGAGTGAATCGCATTATCTGGGCTCCGGATGGTTCCTTAGTCATAGGAGGAGTAGGTTCTACTGGTAATTGGGGGCACACAGGGAAACTTTGGTACGGACTACAGCGACTGGTTTACAACGAGAAAACCGCTTTCGAGATGCTGAAAGTGGAATCGCGCTCGAATGGGTTCGAGATCACTTTTACCGAGCCTATTGATCCGAATGTAACATTAGAGGCCGATGACTTCCAGGTACAGCAGTGGTATTACAAGCCGACACCAGCATATGGAGGGCCCAAACTGGGACTGGAGCAATTGAAGCCGACTCAGTTTTCGGTATCCGCTGATCGTAAGAAAGTCATGATAACCCTCCCAGGGTTGAAGGAGAATCACATGGTCTATTTCAGGGTTGTTCGGCCATTTGGTAGTGAAACGGGCAATCAATTGTGGACCACTGAATCCTGGTATACCTTGAATAAAATCCCAGCGAATAATCCTGTGCGGCACAGTGGTGTTAGTACGGCGCACAATACGCTTACTGAGGAAGAAAAGTCAGCTGGTTGGAAATTGTTATTCGATGGGAAATCCACCAATGGGATCAGAAACTTCAAATTGCAGAGCTTAGGTAATAAGTGGATCGCTCAAAATGGGGCTTTACACTTCAAAGGGAAAGATGCTCCTGGAAACGGTGGCGATATCATCATTACGGATAAGGAATATGAAAACTATGAATTGTACCTTGAGTGGAAAATTTCTACCGGGGGCAACAGTGGCATCATTTACAATGTAGTTGAGAACGACCAGTATGATTATGTCTGGCAAACAGGCCCTGAAATGCAGATCCTGGACAATGTGCGCCACGGGGATGGACAGATTGTAAAGCATCGAGCAGGAGATCTGTATGATTTGATTGAATGTGGGACAGTAGTTGTGAATGAGCCACAGGTTTGGAACAAAGTACGTCTAGTGATGAAAGATGGTAAGGTACAACATTGGCTGAACGGGCATAAGGTCGTGGAAACAGAACTCTGGACTCCAGAATGGGATCAGATGGTGGCCGGTAGTAAATTCAAAGACATGCCTGGCTTTGGTACAGGGCGTAAAGGACATATTGCCTTGCAGGACCATAGCGATCCTGTGTGGTTCAGAAACATCAAGATCAGAGAACTTTAA
- a CDS encoding sugar phosphate isomerase/epimerase, with product MKTIKGPAIFLAQFLDDNPPYNNLKDICEWVASLGYKGVQIPSWDSRVIDITKAGESKDYCDEIKGIVNEAGLEVTELSTHLQGQLVAVHPAYDEMFDVFADPSVRKNPKARTEWAKQQVISAAKASRHMGIDVMASFSGALVWPFLYPWPQRPQGLVEAGFEELGKRWMPILDAAKDVGVSVCYEIHPGEDLHDGLTFEMFLDATNGHEAAQLLYDPSHYVLQQLDYLSFIDHYHEFIKMFHVKDAEFNPTGKAGVYGGYQGWADRPGRFRSLGDGQVDFRSIFSKLSQYGYDGWAVLEWECCIKSAQQGAEEGAIFIQDHIIEVTEKAFDDFAGGEADDEANRRILGI from the coding sequence ATGAAGACCATAAAAGGACCTGCGATATTCCTAGCGCAATTTCTGGATGACAATCCACCTTACAATAACCTCAAAGACATTTGCGAATGGGTGGCATCTCTTGGATATAAGGGAGTGCAAATTCCATCCTGGGATAGCCGCGTCATTGATATTACGAAGGCTGGAGAAAGCAAAGACTATTGCGATGAGATCAAAGGTATTGTGAATGAAGCTGGATTGGAAGTTACTGAGCTTTCCACGCACCTTCAAGGACAGTTGGTAGCGGTACATCCTGCCTATGACGAAATGTTCGATGTGTTTGCGGATCCATCCGTAAGAAAGAATCCGAAAGCCCGAACCGAGTGGGCTAAGCAGCAAGTGATCTCGGCAGCCAAAGCCAGTCGACACATGGGGATCGACGTGATGGCCAGTTTTTCAGGAGCATTGGTTTGGCCATTTTTGTATCCCTGGCCGCAGCGACCTCAAGGCCTTGTAGAAGCTGGTTTTGAAGAGTTAGGAAAAAGATGGATGCCTATCCTGGATGCCGCTAAGGACGTAGGCGTGAGTGTTTGCTATGAAATCCATCCAGGTGAAGACCTACATGATGGTCTGACTTTCGAGATGTTTCTCGATGCGACCAATGGCCATGAAGCTGCTCAGTTATTGTACGATCCAAGTCACTATGTCTTGCAACAATTGGATTACCTCTCGTTCATCGATCACTATCATGAATTCATCAAGATGTTCCATGTGAAAGATGCAGAATTCAATCCGACAGGCAAAGCAGGCGTGTACGGTGGCTATCAAGGCTGGGCAGATCGTCCAGGTCGATTCCGCTCATTAGGAGATGGACAAGTAGATTTCCGAAGTATCTTTTCCAAATTGAGTCAGTATGGCTATGATGGCTGGGCGGTGCTTGAGTGGGAGTGCTGCATCAAGTCTGCGCAACAAGGGGCAGAGGAAGGTGCGATTTTTATCCAGGATCACATCATAGAAGTGACCGAAAAAGCATTCGATGATTTTGCCGGAGGAGAGGCCGATGATGAAGCGAATAGAAGAATATTAGGTATTTGA
- a CDS encoding Gfo/Idh/MocA family oxidoreductase codes for MIKKRIKMGMIGGGHNSFIGILHRIAAYMGEHYEIVGGVFDSDFEQGKSFAQQLDLDLSRVYPNLSAFIAGENGLSEENRIQVVVIVTPNFLHYSMAKELISANFNVICEKPMTMNATEAVELEQLVEKHGVTFALTHTYTGYPMVRQMKSMIKEGVIGKIQKVDSQYYQGWINPVIHDIEKRKTVWRLDPAKAGISSCIGDIGVHSFNMVEYTTGLKVKKVLSDTNTLYDNNPLDVDGTILARFEDDTRCVIRASQIATGEENALAISVYGTKGALKWEQENPNYLYYCDEGKPWQIMKPGNPYNGDFAAESTKMAPGHPEGIFDSMGNIYNGAAKSIRGEDFHEGAFPTVNDGVRGMQFIEAVIESSEKGNVWIEF; via the coding sequence ATGATTAAGAAAAGAATAAAAATGGGGATGATTGGAGGGGGACACAACTCCTTCATTGGTATCCTTCACCGAATTGCGGCTTACATGGGTGAGCACTATGAAATTGTTGGTGGCGTTTTCGACAGTGATTTCGAACAAGGTAAATCCTTTGCTCAGCAATTGGATCTGGATCTTTCCAGGGTTTACCCGAATCTTAGTGCATTCATTGCAGGTGAGAATGGCCTTTCAGAGGAAAATCGTATTCAGGTGGTGGTGATTGTCACGCCAAATTTCCTGCATTATTCGATGGCCAAAGAATTGATCTCAGCCAATTTCAATGTGATCTGCGAGAAGCCTATGACCATGAATGCGACAGAGGCAGTCGAATTGGAGCAGCTGGTTGAAAAACATGGTGTCACGTTCGCACTTACGCATACCTATACAGGCTATCCGATGGTCCGCCAGATGAAATCCATGATCAAAGAAGGAGTGATCGGCAAAATCCAGAAGGTAGATTCACAGTATTACCAGGGATGGATAAATCCGGTGATTCACGATATAGAGAAAAGAAAAACGGTTTGGCGCCTGGATCCGGCTAAGGCAGGAATCAGTAGCTGTATTGGTGATATTGGCGTACACTCTTTCAATATGGTGGAGTATACTACGGGACTGAAGGTGAAGAAAGTGCTTTCGGACACGAATACCCTCTATGATAACAACCCCCTGGATGTGGATGGGACGATACTGGCTCGCTTTGAAGACGATACCCGATGTGTGATCCGTGCCAGTCAGATTGCGACAGGTGAAGAGAACGCTTTAGCGATTTCAGTTTATGGAACGAAAGGGGCATTAAAGTGGGAACAGGAAAATCCTAATTATCTCTACTATTGTGACGAAGGCAAACCCTGGCAAATCATGAAGCCTGGTAATCCGTACAATGGAGATTTTGCGGCGGAGAGTACAAAAATGGCACCAGGACACCCGGAAGGAATTTTCGATTCGATGGGTAATATCTACAATGGTGCAGCCAAGTCCATTCGAGGCGAAGATTTCCATGAAGGAGCTTTCCCAACGGTGAACGATGGAGTAAGAGGCATGCAGTTCATCGAGGCAGTGATCGAATCGTCGGAGAAAGGGAATGTTTGGATTGAGTTCTAA
- a CDS encoding nucleoside permease, translated as MNISTYIRLSAMMFLQFFIWGSWFVTMGTFLDNNLGADGAQIGLAYSTQSWGAILAPFIIGLIADRYFNAERILGFLHLLGGALMFLLYQTSSFDVFYPYILSYMILYMPTLALVNSVAFRQLDDPSKSFSWIRVWGSAGWIIAGLVISYFSWDAQTAVKEGLLRNTFLLGAGASTLLGLFSFTLPKTPPLVSRKEKVSFGHMIGMEAISLLKDRNYAIFFISSVLICIPLAFYYSNANLFLVELNVENSAGKMTLGQVSEVAFMLLLPIFLKHYGVKKTLLVGMMAWAVRYVLFAYGNEGSFVFMILLGIGLHGVCYDFFFVSGQIYTDSKAGEQYKSAAQGMITLATYGIGMLIGYWAAGKITDQYVMEVGHDWPAIWVMPAGFALLVFFLFAIAFKNEKVKYQE; from the coding sequence ATGAATATTTCGACCTATATCAGGCTTAGTGCCATGATGTTTCTTCAGTTTTTTATCTGGGGAAGCTGGTTCGTGACCATGGGGACATTTCTGGATAACAATCTTGGAGCCGATGGAGCACAAATTGGATTGGCCTACAGTACACAATCCTGGGGTGCGATTCTGGCCCCTTTTATCATCGGTTTAATTGCCGACAGGTACTTCAATGCAGAGCGAATTCTGGGTTTTTTGCACCTTTTAGGAGGAGCCTTGATGTTTCTGCTTTACCAGACGTCTTCTTTCGATGTTTTCTATCCCTATATCCTTAGCTACATGATTCTCTACATGCCAACATTGGCGCTGGTGAATTCGGTGGCATTCCGGCAATTGGATGATCCTTCCAAAAGTTTTTCATGGATCCGCGTATGGGGCAGTGCGGGTTGGATCATTGCTGGTTTGGTGATCAGCTACTTTTCCTGGGATGCACAGACGGCTGTGAAGGAAGGTCTGTTGCGCAATACCTTCTTATTAGGGGCGGGTGCGTCTACGCTTTTGGGACTTTTCAGTTTCACTTTGCCTAAAACTCCACCGCTGGTTTCAAGGAAAGAAAAGGTAAGCTTTGGTCACATGATCGGAATGGAGGCCATCTCACTGCTGAAGGATAGGAACTATGCGATTTTCTTCATTTCATCCGTGCTGATCTGTATTCCATTGGCTTTTTATTATTCTAATGCTAACCTCTTTCTGGTAGAATTGAATGTAGAAAACTCCGCTGGCAAGATGACCCTGGGGCAAGTGTCCGAAGTAGCTTTCATGTTGCTTCTTCCTATCTTCCTGAAACACTATGGTGTGAAGAAAACCTTGTTAGTAGGAATGATGGCCTGGGCGGTAAGATATGTGCTGTTCGCCTATGGAAATGAAGGATCATTTGTCTTCATGATCTTACTCGGCATTGGACTGCATGGTGTCTGTTATGACTTCTTCTTTGTCTCGGGGCAGATTTACACCGATTCTAAGGCAGGAGAACAATATAAAAGTGCGGCACAGGGAATGATCACACTTGCTACCTATGGCATAGGAATGTTGATTGGCTACTGGGCTGCAGGTAAGATTACCGATCAATATGTCATGGAAGTAGGACACGATTGGCCAGCGATCTGGGTGATGCCCGCTGGTTTTGCATTGCTCGTATTTTTCCTGTTTGCCATTGCCTTCAAAAATGAAAAAGTAAAATACCAGGAGTAA
- a CDS encoding serine hydrolase, with protein sequence MRTLICLLFMVPGIAMAQNPLQNIISSNPFLKELSKDRSKHQIQIVYTRIDRDKNNQPTFRSFEWGLQETEYYYPASTVKMPAAFLALEKLNQLNILGLDAQSPLKVGAAREPQVPVTGDSTSSDGAATIAHYIKKIFLVSDNDAYNRLYEFIGQEQFTSRLHEKGYKDTRILHRLGPEGFPFSFDDNQYTNPISFYKGDELIYHQGEVLSQIAAANKVVTKNEQLGVAHINKAGELVNAPFDFSVKNFFSLRDMHDVLKAVMFPEQTPAHRRFDLNDEDYQFLYKWMSTFPAESGIEAYKEKEDNYVKFFIYGDQEQGDLPPAIKIFNKVGWAYGFLTDVSYIIDRESKIEFFLAATIKVNENDTYNDGVYEYETIGMPFFGHLGRAIYQYETTRKRSYPSDFSRLGY encoded by the coding sequence ATGCGTACTCTGATCTGCTTATTATTCATGGTGCCTGGCATCGCTATGGCCCAAAACCCGCTACAAAATATCATTTCTTCTAACCCTTTTTTGAAGGAACTATCTAAAGACCGGTCCAAACATCAGATCCAGATCGTCTATACACGTATCGATAGAGATAAAAACAATCAACCAACTTTTAGAAGCTTTGAATGGGGCCTTCAGGAAACTGAATATTATTATCCGGCAAGCACGGTGAAAATGCCCGCTGCTTTCCTGGCATTAGAAAAGCTCAATCAACTAAACATTCTGGGACTGGATGCACAATCGCCTTTGAAAGTTGGCGCTGCGCGTGAGCCACAAGTTCCAGTAACCGGAGACAGTACTTCCAGTGACGGAGCTGCTACTATCGCTCATTACATCAAAAAGATTTTTCTGGTGAGTGACAATGATGCATACAATCGCTTGTACGAATTCATTGGTCAGGAGCAGTTCACAAGTCGATTACATGAAAAAGGCTACAAGGATACGCGCATCCTCCACCGACTGGGTCCGGAAGGTTTTCCTTTCAGCTTTGATGACAATCAATATACGAATCCTATCTCCTTTTATAAGGGCGATGAATTGATCTACCATCAGGGTGAAGTCCTCAGCCAGATTGCAGCAGCCAACAAAGTGGTTACCAAGAACGAACAATTGGGTGTGGCTCACATCAATAAAGCAGGGGAGCTGGTCAATGCGCCATTTGATTTTTCGGTGAAAAATTTCTTTTCCTTGCGAGACATGCATGATGTCCTGAAAGCTGTCATGTTTCCGGAACAAACACCAGCTCACCGCCGGTTTGATCTCAATGATGAAGATTATCAATTCCTCTACAAATGGATGTCCACCTTTCCGGCAGAAAGCGGTATAGAGGCCTACAAAGAGAAAGAAGATAATTATGTGAAATTCTTCATTTACGGCGATCAGGAACAAGGAGACCTCCCACCTGCCATCAAAATCTTCAACAAAGTAGGTTGGGCTTACGGTTTTTTAACGGATGTATCCTATATCATCGATAGGGAAAGTAAGATTGAATTTTTCCTTGCTGCCACGATCAAAGTAAATGAAAACGACACCTACAATGATGGGGTATACGAATACGAAACCATCGGGATGCCTTTCTTTGGCCATCTGGGACGCGCGATCTATCAATATGAAACGACGCGAAAAAGAAGTTACCCCTCCGACTTTAGCCGATTGGGGTATTGA
- a CDS encoding RNA polymerase sigma-70 factor — MGIAGFTKENLKQAYEEHFTSIRNFLYYKCGDIELAEDLVQEVFIKLWEKRSDIRSETVKSLLFTMANNLLINHFNHLKVVRNHEGEQIREDRKEMNTPQFQMEEQEFGEKLNRILAKLPEGSREVFLMNRIEKIKYDEIAIRLGISVKAVEKRMSKALSILREEIGRKI; from the coding sequence ATGGGCATCGCCGGATTTACAAAGGAAAATTTAAAGCAAGCGTACGAGGAACATTTCACCTCAATTCGCAATTTCCTTTATTATAAATGCGGTGACATAGAGTTGGCGGAAGACCTGGTACAGGAGGTGTTCATCAAGCTCTGGGAAAAACGTAGTGATATTCGGTCAGAGACAGTAAAAAGTTTGCTATTTACCATGGCCAACAACTTGTTGATCAACCATTTCAATCACCTGAAGGTGGTTAGAAATCACGAGGGAGAACAAATTCGGGAAGATCGCAAGGAGATGAATACACCACAGTTCCAGATGGAGGAACAAGAATTTGGTGAAAAATTAAATCGGATTCTAGCCAAACTACCAGAAGGAAGCCGAGAGGTCTTTTTGATGAATCGCATCGAAAAGATCAAATATGATGAAATTGCCATAAGGCTGGGCATAAGTGTAAAAGCAGTAGAAAAACGAATGAGCAAAGCACTTAGTATATTGAGAGAAGAAATTGGAAGAAAAATCTAA
- a CDS encoding FecR domain-containing protein, whose amino-acid sequence MADIDKYHQYFNGDSSPEDLEPEVLAFLEKASELQVPESRRTKDDIWNAIDEATDTTEEEKKTIKLWPLLSGLAAAVVLFFIGLNVFKSGDPEVISTPVEIATTIGEFEEVTLPDGSQVSLNANSTLSYGSEWNRTLTLEGEAFFEVTKGSEFTVNTAGGTVEVLGTSFNVFARDKDLVVACKTGKVKVEVAEKSFEQVITPGETIESHKDTIRKTKIEPLMIGKWQTGEFYFEDRPVMEVLDEIQRQYKVTIKTDSLEGKLFSGYFISSDGLDMALSMVCEPLNLSYNIIDGKDVVVTSN is encoded by the coding sequence ATGGCTGATATAGACAAATATCATCAGTATTTCAATGGTGATTCTTCACCGGAGGACTTGGAGCCGGAGGTACTAGCCTTTTTGGAAAAGGCCTCTGAGCTTCAGGTTCCTGAAAGCCGAAGGACCAAAGATGATATTTGGAATGCTATTGACGAAGCGACCGATACCACCGAAGAAGAAAAAAAGACGATTAAACTCTGGCCCCTGTTGAGTGGGTTGGCAGCTGCAGTCGTACTCTTTTTCATTGGTCTGAATGTGTTTAAAAGCGGGGACCCTGAAGTCATCAGCACTCCAGTAGAAATTGCGACTACCATCGGAGAATTTGAAGAGGTGACCTTGCCAGATGGATCGCAAGTCAGCCTCAATGCCAATTCCACGCTTTCTTATGGGAGCGAATGGAATCGTACCCTAACACTGGAAGGTGAAGCCTTTTTCGAAGTTACGAAAGGCAGCGAATTCACTGTCAACACGGCGGGTGGTACTGTCGAAGTACTGGGAACCTCTTTTAATGTTTTCGCACGTGACAAAGACCTGGTCGTAGCATGTAAAACTGGCAAGGTAAAAGTGGAAGTAGCTGAAAAATCTTTTGAACAGGTGATTACTCCCGGAGAAACCATCGAAAGCCATAAAGACACCATCAGAAAGACTAAGATCGAGCCACTCATGATTGGCAAGTGGCAAACAGGAGAGTTTTACTTCGAAGACAGACCCGTTATGGAAGTGCTCGATGAAATACAGCGACAGTATAAGGTAACAATCAAAACGGATAGCCTGGAAGGCAAATTGTTCAGCGGATATTTTATAAGTTCCGATGGACTGGACATGGCCTTATCCATGGTTTGCGAACCGCTCAATCTTTCTTATAACATCATTGACGGAAAAGATGTAGTGGTTACTTCCAACTAA